The Ovis aries strain OAR_USU_Benz2616 breed Rambouillet chromosome 2, ARS-UI_Ramb_v3.0, whole genome shotgun sequence nucleotide sequence GAATTACGTTGGTTCAATAAATGAgtcaataaattaattaattagcagAAAGGAATATCAGCTTAGTAAGCAAGTCCACTGACTCTGGAGCTAGACTTTGGAACTGACTTCAAACCTAGCTTCATGCTTAGCAGTGTGTTATTCTGGACAAGTTTCTCAAAATGGGATAAAAAAAATAGTTCCTACTCCTATGGTTAGAACAAGTAATGTTTGGAAAagctcagaacagtgcctggcacaatgtGAGTGCTGGGAAGCATTTATGAAAGAAAAGTAAGGTCAAGGGGCAAACCTCACCTTACTAAAGATGATTTCACCACCAATCAGTGGGAGAACTGGGGCATCTAGGCCTTGCCTAGGATGGTACATCCTGAAATGCAGTAAGCCCTTCCCCTATTCCATTGGGGCTCTTCCCAACTATAGACAGTGTGTCACAGGTCTATAATGGGGAGAGGGTGTCACAGGGCAGGGGGCAATGGAGAAGCTCCAAAACCTGCCAAGGAAATATGACTATATGAAAAGGATATGCACTACCAACATATTCTGCACATAATctgaaaataactaaaataaaaaggaaagtacTTTCAGCTGGCTGATGGGTAACAATCTCTTCTACAATGTACACAAAGCTTCCAGTATTGATGAGAAAAAACATCAGGCAATTCAGCAGAGCAAACCCAAAATGACTAAAACCAGCAATGCTACTGGTAAGCAAAGGCAGGAGAAAATGCTCTTTCTCAATGTTAATTAGATAAATGCTGATGAAAACCATCGATGTAACTCCCACTTGCTAAGGAAGTGATGGAAAACAAATCATTAACGTTTGGCAATGGTTAGCTATAAAAATGGCTCAACTGGTGCTGGGTTCCTGGAGAAAGAATTtggtaataaaaatattcagactTATTTGACCTAAACAATCTGTTCCTAGGATCGTCCCAAAATGccatctcaaaaaagaaaaacagctctaAGTACAGGCATTTACCTAAATCTGAGCACAGCACTTGAAGTATTTGGACTGAAGCTCCAGGGGTCTCAGACCACCATGGGAACACAacgtggcaggtcaggtggaaaGGGTGCAAGGTGGCATTCCTGCCATGGCCACCACAATGTAGGCCTAATGTGTGTCTGAAGTTCAAGGGAAGGAGCTAGGAAGTCAGTTCCTTCCCAGAGGCCTTACCACGCCAGGAGTCAGCCAGCCCCAGCACTTTGAGTGTGGACGTGGGATCAGACAGGCCCTTGCTACTCCTGCACAGACCACCACCtccagcacctcagtttcctcacgtgCGTAGCAGTGACAAGAGCAGAATTAACAACAACGGCTGGCACTCACTGAAACTATACTCTGGGCCCAGTCGAGCCCACTGACTCATATCACCTCAACAGGGCCAAGAAGTGAGGCCCACCATAATCCTCACTGTACATGGGTGGAAAATGAGGCGTGAGCAGTTGTCACACAGAGAGGTGTCAGGCTCAAGCAACTGGCTCCCTGGGAGGTTCCTGTGGGGATGGACTGAGGAAATGAGCAGAAACTGCCCTTGCGAtgccagggcagggcagggaaagcACTCAGTGGGCCAGAACATCCTGTGCGAGAGAGGAGGTGCTGCAACGACTGACGCCAGCAAGCCGAGAGCCCACGCTCCGGaataagagaagccatcacaaagAGAAGCATGCGTACTGCAACAGAGAGTAGCCCActcttgctacaactagagaaagctcccgcgcagcaatgaagacccagcacagccataaataaaatattttttttaagtttgagaaAAGAATACCTATGAGTTCAGAGTGatacaaaaataacaaaacaaaatgaaaaggaaaggaaggataaGACAAAATCCATCTTCATTCCTCATAGAGGGAATAGCAGAATCACAATGGAATGAAAATCATTATTCCCAAACCCCCAGGGCCAAAACTGATTCTGGCTGGATCATCTCTGGATGCTAAGGCTACAGGTCAGGGGTTATAGGGGCAGCAGAGTGACCCTTAGCAGAATCCTGTCTCTGTCACTTGACAACGGGCTCATCTCAGCCAAGAGGGCCCAGACCTCATGCCTGCAGGGTGATAGCCCAGCCTACATCCGTGATTCACACCAGCACCACCCATGGGGCACCTGCACCAGAAATGCTGCCCAAGTGAGTCATGCAGGAACGCCAAGACAGTCCAGAATACAGAGTCTGTAGGAGACCACTGGCCTCGAGTGTGCCAAGGGAAACACCACCGAAGACAAATATCCCGCCCGATGCAAGGAGCCCAGAGACCGGGAGGCCCTGGGACAGAGGGTGCTCACTCAAAGCTGGTAACAACACTGGGAGATGTTCTATCTGCACTCCATGTTCAGCCAAGATTAGACTCCTTGAGTCAAGAAAAAGTATGTAAAAAATGTCCTTGTACTGGTTcataaaaagtgtgtgtgtgtgtgtatattttgaaagaaagacaagcagagacagaaacagagagacagaggagcAGGGAGACAGACGGGAGGACAGAGCAAACTGACAGGGCACGGTGGGTCCTGGTGAAGGGTAATACTCATTTCCAGAAGCTTCCTTCTCTGGACAAGGGGTGACAAGATAAAGACATGGAGTGGAGGGCAGCTCCAGGTACTAGGGTACAGGTCAGGCACAGGTTGCAGAAGGATCATCATCTTGTCCTACAGATGGGAGCTGGGGCCTTGGTGGGCCTGGACTCACAGCATGTGCGGACTGTGAGTGCCCTTGGTGTCCAGGTTCTCTGGCCAAGCCAGACACTCCCCTGCCCTTATCACTGCCCTACCACCCTCCTTGCCCTGCCCATGCCCACGTGGTGAAGCTGTGATTGTCGTGCACTTGAACAGGTTGGATCCTGGACACTCCACTGATGCTGCTGTCACTGTTGAGGCCCTTAAGGCCGAGGTAGGGAGCCTGTACCGTCTCCAAATCCTCGTGTCTCAGCTGGAGCCACAGTTGGTTTGCCCTAGGGAGAGATGGGGGAAAGACATTCAGGTGTGAGCGTGTCCAGGACACTACTTGCAAGCCTCTGCAAGGCCAAGAGTGAGTATTTTAGGGCTGTACCGTTCTGCTGCTGTAGGGAGAAGGCAGTCATGGATGATGAGTAAGTGCCAGAAAAACTACTTACAAAGACAGGTGGTGGAAAGTTCTTGTGATGAATCAAGCCAGTGATGGTATAACACTGTGAATATAACTAATGCCCCAGAATTGTGCACTGAAAGATGGCTCGTGTGGTAACTTTTATTACGTTGTAAATATtttacctggagaaggcaatggcaccccactccaatactcttgcctggaaaatcccatggatggaggagcctggtaggctgcagtccatggggtcgctaagagttggacacgactgagtgacttcactttcacttttcactttcatgcactggagaaggaaatggcaaccccctccagtgttcttgcctggagaatcccagggacgggggaccctggtgggctgccatctatggggtcgcacagagtcggacatgactgaagtgacttagcaacagtagcaAATATTTTaccactgttttttttaaaaaataccacccccaccccaccacacacacacaaaaaaaacaggATAAATTTCTGTGAAGAAAAGTAGAGGTGAGCCAGACTCCACCCACAGGCCCTAGTTAACCATCATGTGGTCAGCCTTGCACGTccacacacagcacagcatatgCTGGGGGCGTGCACAGTCTGCAGAATGAGAAAATCCCGCGTGTACCTGTCACCTCTCTTACAAAAGACCAAACAAGTGAGCCATGCACCTTGCACAGCCTAGATGCTCTGTGAATAGCAAGATGCCAAGACCCCAGCAGCCCCACTCCCTGACACCCCAGGGGTCCCGACGTGACGCGCAGGTGCCCGCAGCAGTGACAGGTCACTGTACCTGTCGGATCGCCGCTGCTCACTCCTCTTCACACACTTCACGAAGCAGCAGGTGAGGAAGGCCATGGACATGAGCATGATGATGGCGCAGCTGACGATTGAGGAGATCACAGCCACCTTGAAGCCAAAGGTTTCGTAGAGGGGCACAGCTGTGAGGGAGACGAGACCAGCTCTTGGACCCAGCCTGGCATCAGGGAGCCCTGTTCCATGGGGAAGCCAGGGAGCTACTGACAGACGAGATGAAGGTCTGTGAAAACTGTTGTAGGGGTAGGGCTGCCAGGTAAGACTGCCCCCAAGAAGCGGGTGTTTGAGCAGGGTTTTGGTGAGCATGTAGGAGTTTTTGGTGGCATACTGGGGGAAGCTCTGACAGGGAGTTCAGTGATGgtctctttggctccatcccctgTAGACTAGACTCCTGAGAACAGAGAACGGTAGACAACACATGGTCTATTTTCACAATGCCTCAAGCTGGCAAAACCCTTTGCGGGCCTATGTGCCTTCTTAGGTCACTTTCTAGGAAGGTGTGGAAGAAAGGaacagtggtggctcagatggtaaagcgtctgcctacaatgcgggagacccaggttcaatccctgggttgggaagatcctctggagaaggaaatggcaccccactccagtactcttgcctgggaaatcccatggacagaggagcctgggaggctacagtccacggggtcacaaagagtcggacacgactgagcgacttcactttcagtgtttGGGGTCAAAGGGCCTTTGGCACATTATCAGCTATGTGCCAAAGAACTAGCTATGTGCCAAGAACTAGTTCTATCAGGTTCTAAAGGATGTTCTCGAAATTGAGGCCCAGAATCCTAATTTGAACAACACTGCATATTTTCCCGTTAAGTAGATATAGATCACACTTTCCATTTCCGAGTCCCTCTGCCCTAACTGGACCCTGGCCGTCCCCACTGAAGACTACATTTCACAGCTTCCCTTCACATGACCACATTCTGGCCAGTGGTGAACAGTGGCGCAGGGGTGTGGGACAACTTCTAAGAGCCTTTCTTGCCCTGCAACTAATCCTCTAACAACTACATGGATCATGCAGTTGAGGTCATGCCCAACAGAGCCACAATATGGAAAAGGCCTGGGTCCCCACCACGGGGCACTACACAAGCCTTCGACTGCCCATCCTGAGGACCAGAGGCAAGAAAAACCTCTCATAATCCCCCATTACTTTGGTAACCCTCATTATCTTGGGTTTCTATCTCTTGTTGGAGTCTAATCCTAAGAGACACTTTCCCCAGAGATTCAACCATCACATGAGTAttttaaaggctctgagaagtcctgctgCCTGTTAACCCAGTCTTTCCTGAATTATATTGACTATAGCGCCCTTTTCAATGCACAATATACATTAACACAACATATGTAGCCTCACTTTGGAAAATGCTGTGCTAGGTATTATCCTTCAACACCCTGTATAGCAAATACAGaaaaccatctcctcctccaactGAGCGCCACGGCCAAGCCTAGAATTCTTGGCACATGGAATATCCTATTAAGGTTTGCTGCATCTGTGCATGAAATAACATACGGATGAACGCAGTTTTCTGCttaacagataaaataaaatgctagcTCAGATGCATGAGTCACCTCTTGGAGATGACAGGCCAAGTCAGTGGCAGCGCTAGAATTTGAAGCAGCTACTAGAACTTGAGTCTACACTGCAGACATGGAGCCCCAAGGGACCACCAGCCCTGGGAACAGGACCTTACACAGACACCCATGGAACCTTCTCTGTGGACACCCATGCCACCCATGTGACAAAATCAGCACTCCCCCCAGGGGGCACTGCTGAGTTGGGGGCAGCTCAGGCAGAATGGGCCTCACTCTTGCACATGGGGGTCCCTGAAGACCACTCAGCGATGTTCC carries:
- the SUSD3 gene encoding sushi domain-containing protein 3 isoform X2; amino-acid sequence: MCVQLQQPLQGTFQVLRGDGTSVGTVIVFHCPSGHQMVGSGLLTCAWKGNIAEWSSGTPMCKTVPLYETFGFKVAVISSIVSCAIIMLMSMAFLTCCFVKCVKRSEQRRSDRANQLWLQLRHEDLETVQAPYLGLKGLNSDSSISGVSRIQPVQVHDNHSFTTDLGEGTRELASMARGVDKDFWTASGPTSSPRAQVMVHTASPGQIPPPSRPTVMLRQPAAYVPG